The proteins below come from a single Chrysoperla carnea chromosome 1, inChrCarn1.1, whole genome shotgun sequence genomic window:
- the LOC123291133 gene encoding facilitated trehalose transporter Tret1-2 homolog, with protein MAERNGQRPYDYELVSQNINNSENIITSGGGGIENSSNTNLHRQQNTSQTYVMESGSKARQYIAAGTGNLIAFSAGCVLTWTSPCLPKLYDNWETDSPLDRQITLTEKSWISSLLALAAAFGPIIAGYLADRIGRKIVLLGAAIPFIVGWVLMATTTTVAQILIARFLWGLSVGAVFTVLPMYIGEIADDDVRGALGSFMQLFITFGILWAYAVGAYTSFKVFSYLSVAIPIAFCVFFFFMPESPYYLLGKDKRNEATEALMFLRSKSNDGVQKELEQMKCNVDETKKQSGTIKDLFATASSKKALILSCGLVGFQQFSGINAVLFFCGTIFKESGSTVDPDINAIIIGCVQIGSSAVTPLVVDRLGRRMLLLISGVGMAVGLFLLGGCFNAKDRWDVELTGFLAQLPVISLVLYMIVYCIGFGPLPWAVMGELFSANIKSLASTATASFCWILGFFITQYFEQISTALGSDTSFWFFAACCVLATAFVFILLPETKGKSLEEIQEILGGNAKK; from the exons ATGGCAGAAAGAAACGGTCAGCGTCCATATGATTACGAGTTAGTGTCTCAGAACATAAATAATAGCGAAAATATAATAACTAGTGGTGGTGGTGGAATTGAAAATagttcaaatacaaatttacatCGGCAACAGAATACTTCACAAACATACGTTATGGAAAGTGGGAGTAAAGCACGACAATATATTGCAGCTGGTACAG gTAATTTGATTGCCTTTAGTGCTGGCTGTGTTTTAACATGGACATCACCTTGTCTACCAAAATTATACGATAATTGGGAAACGGACAGTCCTTTAGATCGACAAATTACACTAACAGAAAAATCATGGATATCATCTTTATTAGCATTAGCTGCTGCGTTTGGTCCAATTATTGCTGGATATTTAGCTGATCGTATTGgacgaaaaattgtattattgggTGCAGCTATACCATTTATTGTTGGCTGGGTTTTAATGGCAACTACAACGACAGTTGCACAAATTTTAATTGCACGATTTCTTTGGGGTTTATCCGTTGGTGCAGTGTTTACAGTTTTACCCATGTACATTGGTGAAATTGCAGAT gaCGATGTTCGTGGAGCATTAGGATCATTTATGCAATTGTTCATCACGTTTGGAATTTTATGGGCGTATGCTGTTGGTGCATATACTTCCTTTAAAGTATTCTCCTATTTATCGGTTGCAATTCCAATCGCTTTTTGTGTATTCTTTTTCTTTATGCCTGAATCACCGTATTATCTATTAGGCAAAGATAAACGCAACGAGGCTACCGAAGCATTAATGTTTTTACGAAGTAAATCAAATGATGGAGTTCAAAAAGAACTTGAACAAATGAAATGTAATGTAGATGAGACGAAAAAACAATCTGGAAcaattaaagatttatttgcCACGGCTAGCTCTAAAAAAGCTTTGATTTTATCATGTGGATTAGTTGGTTTCCAACAATTTTCTGGTATAAACGCTGTGTTATTCTTCTGTGGAACCATTTTTAAGGAATCTGGAAGTACAGTTGATCCTGATATTAATGCCATTATTATTGGATGCGTACAAATCGGTTCAAGTGCAGTTACACCATTGGTTGTAGACCGGTTAGGACGTAGAATGTTGTTGTTAATATCTGGTGTGGGTATGGCAGTTGGCTTATTCTTGTTGGGTGGATGCTTTAATGCAAAAGATCGTTGGGATGTGGAATTGACTGGATTTTTAGCACAATTGCCTGTGATTTCTTTAGTTTTGTATATGATCGTATATTGTATTG GTTTCGGTCCTCTACCATGGGCAGTGATGGGTGAATTATTCAGCGCAAATATTAAGAGTTTAGCATCAACAGCTACAGCATCATTTTGTTGGATACTTGGTTTCTTTATTACACAATATTTCGAACAAATTAGTACCGCATTGGGTAGCGATACATCATTTTGGTTCTTTGCGGCATGTTGTGTTCTAGCAACAGCATTTGTCTTTATATTATTACCAGAAACTAAAGGTAAATCACTGGAAGAAATCCAAGAAATATTAGGAGGAAACGCTAAAAAATAA